In Pyricularia oryzae 70-15 chromosome 2, whole genome shotgun sequence, one genomic interval encodes:
- a CDS encoding tRNA dihydrouridine synthase, translating into MIIRQLGSRAMTSMAANTVPIPRRGVDYRGKIVLAPMVRSSELPSRLMALHYGADLVWGPETVDYSMIGTTRRLNPKTNVLQWTRLQNNGQKQAPPDAKENAMFTMHPELEGKRLIFQLGSGDPERAVAAARLVANDVAGIDLNAGCPKPFSTTGGMGAALLRDPDRLVAILEALVREVAPAAEIGISVKIRLLETAAETEALVRRLVKTGITALTVHCRTTPMRPRERAIRGQLRMVADVCREAGVACLMNGDVKDRDEGVRLAAEYGTDGAMIARAAEENPSCFRAGADGGLAPWTETVPLFMRFCLDMENKFSNTKYLLNNMIPGKAPEFRPTQHGKSYLALCEALNLEDLVEQAKALDDKLGLTERQEKSKPVAPLEKKKKQKQNNPAALASGGNMSKARDASAKPRKPLSERGVGSRQEESHITKAAALEPATLNT; encoded by the exons aTGATAATAAGGCAGCTCGGTTCCCGAGCCATGACCAGTATGGCAGCAAACACGGTGCCTATCCCGCGCAGGGGTGTCGATTACAGAGGAAAGATAGTTCTTGCACCCATGGTGCGCAGCAGCGAGTTGCCGTCGAGGCTGATGGCGCTTCACTACGGCGCCGATCTGGTATGGG GACCCGAGACGGTCGACTACTCCATGATCGGCACCACGCGCCGCCTCAACCCAAAGACCAACGTGCTGCAGTGGACACGACTCCAGAACAACGGCCAGAAGCAGGCCCCTCCCGACGCCAAGGAGAACGCCATGTTTACGATGCACCCGGAGCTCGAGGGCAAACGCCTCATCTTCCAGCTGGGGTCGGGCGACCCGGAGCGCGCCGTTGCGGCCGCGAGGCTGGTCGCCAACGACGTGGCGGGCATCGACCTCAACGCGGGGTGCCCGAAGCCCTTCAGCACGACGGGAGGGATGGGCGCGGCGCTGCTCAGGGACCCGGACCGGCTGGTGGCCATACTGGAGGCGCTGGTGCGCGAGGTCGCCCCCGCTGCCGAGATCGGCATCAGCGTCAAGATCCGCCTACTGGAGACCGCCGCCGAGACTGAGGCACTGGTCCGCCGGCTCGTCAAGACGGGCATCACGGCGCTGACGGTACACTGCCGCACCACGCCCATGAGGCCGCGCGAGCGCGCCATCCGCGGCCAGCTGCGCATGGTCGCCGATGTCTGCCGCGAGGCTGGCGTCGCATGCCTGATGAATGGCGACGTCAAGGACAGGGACGAGGGCGTCCGCCTGGCAGCCGAGTACGGCACCGACGGTGCCATGATCGCCAGGGCTGCCGAGGAGAACCCGAGCTGCTTCCGCGCCGGGGCCGACGGCGGCCTCGCCCCCTGGACCGAGACCGTGCCCTTGTTCATGAGGTTCTGCCTCGACATGGAGAACAAGTTCTCAAACACAAAGTACCTTCTCAACAACATGATACCCGGCAAGGCTCCAGAATTCCGGCCCACGCAGCACGGCAAGTCATACCTGGCTCTGTGCGAGGCCCTGAACCTTGAAGACCTCGTCGAACAGGCCAAGGCCTTAGACGACAAGCTGGGACTGACGGAAAGACAAGAAAAGTCCAAGCCAGTGGCACCtttggagaagaagaagaaacagaAACAGAACAACCCCGCCGCACTTGCTTCCGGTGGTAACATGAGCAAAGCGAGGGATGCAAGTGCAAAGCCTCGCAAGCCGTTATCTGAAAGGGGCGTGGGGTCACGGCAAGAAGAGTCACATATTACAAAAGCTGCGGCACTGGAACCAGCGACGTTGAACACGTAG
- a CDS encoding protein phosphatase methylesterase 1: MSELQKRWAKARVDPMASTPQFDEADEQQAPTYQTQQQPKDYLEETGTVPELPELPEDDSSSASSASSTGTIVPSVQQNLFARPQGLSRGRTLEPVPWTTYFERELFLEVETEGSRATNTFHAYLTSPVGKGPLFVTHHGAGSSGLSFAIVGAEVRKLNPSAGILSLDARGHGSTTTSSPGVDLSLETLAADLLGVIHATKDKMGWQALPPMVLVGHSLGGAVVTHLAGLRRLDDSVLLGYAVLDVVEGSAMDALQSMQTYLSTRPTGFASVPAAIDWHVRSRTIRNSVSARTSVPALLTHCTDGADEGAGGGNSRPWRWRTDLAATQPFWEGWFVGLSKKFLTGRGGKMLLVAGTDRLDTELTIGQMQGKYALQVFPEAGHFIHEDLPEKTAIALVDFHRRNDRSVMVLPPKVADLIAQGKRV; encoded by the exons ATGAGTGAGCTGCAGAAAAGATGGGCAAAGGCGCGTGTTGATCCAATGGCATCAACACCGCAGTTCGACGAGGCCGATGAGCAACAAGCCCCTACCTATCAGACACAACAGCAGCCCAAAGACTATCTCGAAGAGACTGGGACTGTACCGGAGCTGCCAGAGCTCCCCGAGGACGACTCATCCTCTGCTTCATCTGCCTCGTCGACAGGGACCATCGTACCGTCTGTGCAGCAAAACCTCTTTGCCAGGCCACAAGG GCTGTCTAGAGGTCGCACGTTGGAACCCGTCCCATGGACGACGTACTTTGAGCGGGAGCTGTTTCTCGAAGTCGAGACAGAGGGCTCCAGGGCGACCAACACCTTTCACGCCTACCTCACCTCGCCAGTCGGCAAGGGACCCCTCTTCGTCACACACCACGGCGCCGGGTCTTCCGGCCTCAGCTTCGCCATCGTTGGTGCCGAAGTAAGGAAGCTCAACCCGTCCGCAGGCATCCTATCTCTAGATGCACGTGGACACGGATCAACGACCACGTCCTCACCCGGCGTGGATCTGAGCCTTGAGACGCTGGCAGCGGACCTGCTCGGCGTCATACATGCGACCAAGGATAAGATGGGCTGGCAGGCCCTCCCGCCCATGGTGCTGGTTGGCCACTCGCTCGGTGGTGCCGTCGTCACGCACCTCGCGGGCCTACGGCGGCTGGACGACTCGGTCCTCCTCGGCTACGCGGTCCTCGATGTCGTAGAGGGGTCGGCTATGGATGCGCTGCAGAGCATGCAGACCTACCTCTCCACCCGCCCTACAGGCTTTGCCTCGGTCCCGGCCGCCATCGACTGGCATGTGCGCTCACGGACGATTCGCAACTCCGTCTCAGCCCGCACCAGCGTGCCGGCACTCCTCACACACTGCACCGACGGGGCCGACGAGGGAGCTGGTGGCGGGAATTCCAGGCCCTGGAGATGGCGAACGGACCTGGCGGCCACGCAGCCTTTCTGGGAGGGTTGGTTCGTCGGCCTCAGCAAGAAGTTCCTGACTGGTCGCGGGGGCAAGATGCTGCTGGTGGCTGGGACGGATCGTCTGGACACGGAGTTGACGATAGGGCAGATGCAAG GCAAATACGCTTTACAAGTGTTTCCAGAAGCCGGCCATTTTATCCACGAGGACCTCCCCGAGAAGACGGCCATCGCGCTGGTTGACTTTCACCGCCGCAACGACCGAAGTGTCATGGTGCTCCCGCCCAAGGTTGCGGATCTGATAGCGCAGGGAAAGAGGGTTTAG